The window ACACAACTTCTCCGGCATCCGAAGCACAAGAAGCTCAGCCTCGTTCTCAGACAGCGCCTCCTAGTCCTCACCATTCTCCAACAGCAACAAGGCAACCATCAAAACATCACCATCCCTTGCATGATTTGCGACGGTTCCTGAACCATACCTTGGGTGGACGAGATAAGCATGCTAatgatcatcatcatgaAACCTCTGGCCCGTCATCACCAGGCTCGCCTTCAATGAACGCTGCTACGCCTGGTATGCAGCGTCGTGGTAGTGGTTTCAGCGGCTTAGCAGGTACTGGAGGAGGTGGCATGAACAATACCCAGGCTACCCCTGCTCAGACTCGTCATGAAAAGGATCATGGCGCGCACACTACCCATATTATGGGCTTTATACGTCATCACCACAGAGATAACGATGGTGAGAAGTCACATACGTCACTTGCATCATTCTTTGGACATGGTGACAAGAAGgataagaagaagagggaaaagggACACACTCCTGTGGAGAGTGTTGCGGGCAGTGCGGTCCCTAGTAGGACCCAGACATTGCAGATGACTGGTGCCGATAGTCCCAGATCAACTTCTGGTAGTCCCTGCATGACTCCGGCCGATAAATCCGGTTATGCCACTCCCAAGAACGCCGCTGAATACCCTGGTGTGCCCCACCCTGTCGTCGCGCTGACGCACCCATCTCTCCACGAAGCCACCCACGCTGCTCTCTCCAAAAAGTATGGTAAGTGGGGCAAGGTTCTCGGCAGTGGTGCGGGCGGTACTGTTCGTTTGATCAAGGGAAGCTCCAAGACTGGCGGAAGTTTGTATGCGGTTAAGGAATTTAGACCGAGGAGGCAAGGAGAAACGGAGAAGGAATATCAGCGAAAGGTTACAGCAGAGTTTTGTGTGGGTGTGACGTTGAGGCACGTGAATGTGATTGAGACGGTGGATATTGTTAATGACCACAATCATTTCTACGAGGTGAGCACCAAGCGATATCTGAGTGAGATAAAAGCTAAATAAATGTGCACAGATTATGGAGTACGCTCCTTATGACTTGTTCTCTGTTGTCATGTCTGGCAAGATGTCTCGTCCGGAAATCTACTGCGTATTCCGCCAGATCATCGACGGTGTCAACTACCTTCACTCTATGGGCCTTGCTCACCGAGATTTGAAGCTCGATAACTGTGTTATGACGTCTGAAAACATTGTTAAACTTATTGATTTCGGTACCGCCACGGTTTTCCACTACCCCGGCAAGCACCAAATCCCCGCGACTGGTGTTGTTGGCTCTGATCCTTACTTGGCGCCCGAGGTTCTCAACAAGAGCCAATATGACCCGCGATTGACCGATGTCTGGTCTTGCGCCATCATCTTCATGTGCATGATTCTCCGTCGATTCCCTTGGAAGATTCCTGATTACAAGACGGATATGTCTTTTAGGCTCTATGTAAACACTCATCCTGAACTTTGCATGAAGCCTCCCGCGCCTACCCCTGCACCAAGCCTTGCGAACGGGAATGATGGCGGGCATGCCAAGTTCGGCGGCCCTCATGGGCTTCTGCCTGATGGTTCCAGCTCTTTGCCTTTCAGGGCCGAGTCCAACGCCAGCGGAGAAACCGCCGTTGACACGCACAAGGGATCGCCCGACTCGCCTCAAAAAGACAACCATCTCCACGACTCTCCTACGAGCTCATCTTCCGGTGAGGCTCAGCTTGCTCAACTTCATCTGCGCGATGACAACCAGGAGAAACACAAGGATCCTTCAGACCTCACGTTCCCCAGGAGAAGTGATTCTATTGTTTCTGTGCCTGCGAGCAGGTACGCCACCAAGGGTGGACTTGCGCCTGCTCAACCCAGGAGGCAAGGTActctccctccttccaGATTGACCGTGGCGGATGAACATAAAGGAAGGAGCAGGGCTGTATCTAGCCCCTCTAGCCAGCCTTCTACACCTGCAGTCGACCACCGAGGCAACCCTATGAACGCCGCTGCTGTTGGTGGTGCCGGTCcagagaggaaagaaagcACGCCAGAGAGTAGGGCGGAGACGCAAGCCAAGCGGGAACGTGCGGCGAGCATTTCTTCCACCCGTACTTTCAAAAGTGGCGGTGCTGAATCCATCTTCCGTCTTCTGCCCCGAGAATCCCGCTCGGCCATCATGCGCATGCTCGCTGTTGAGCCTTCAATTCGATGCACTCTTTCAGATCTGCTCGTTGGTGCAGGGAAGGATAAGATGATGTGCCCATGTGGCTCTGAGGAGTGTTCAGGCAGTGTGGCGCAGCCCCCTGTGGAGATTACGGGTCTTAGTGcggatgaggaagatgatggagatGAGTGGGTGAAGAATATCAATTGTTGTTCACATCATGTGGGGAGACCGTCAAATCATCAGCATATCAAGGTGGTGCCGGAAgaaaagcaaaagaagaagttgtTCCATTAAATCAGAAAGCAACAGCAGTAGTCGTGTGGTTACATATATTTTGTACGAAAAGATGATGTCTTGGCTTGGTTCATTTTCTAATCAACATTTTTACTAGTTATTTATATGGATGTGTATTGCCAGATAACCTCGTATTTCATTCAGTTGGATATGGATGATTGATACAAGTATAGCTAGGAGTAATGACTATGACGATGCACATGTACAAGTAACAATATAGTAAGTATAGCATGGATAAAGTTGTTACGTAATCAATTT is drawn from Cryptococcus gattii WM276 chromosome A, complete sequence and contains these coding sequences:
- a CDS encoding Nitrogen permease reactivator protein (Similar to TIGR gene model, INSD accession AAW41223.1), whose product is MLSSNPSVPLSSIDFADNEGRRLSLITAEGRKMLTAHDGLPSPSNLTPVTGGTPTENGSDMWEGDIADERSRQMRYPDDDEDTLHTADMEQPGGAAAYMDNRGHRLSKVPSRGGIWHPDPRWDENASSRRASPAARPIDGEQFFATHNKVNFPSHLAFTPAAAAPSSTSVNTTSPASEAQEAQPRSQTAPPSPHHSPTATRQPSKHHHPLHDLRRFLNHTLGGRDKHANDHHHETSGPSSPGSPSMNAATPGMQRRGSGFSGLAGTGGGGMNNTQATPAQTRHEKDHGAHTTHIMGFIRHHHRDNDGEKSHTSLASFFGHGDKKDKKKREKGHTPVESVAGSAVPSRTQTLQMTGADSPRSTSGSPCMTPADKSGYATPKNAAEYPGVPHPVVALTHPSLHEATHAALSKKYGKWGKVLGSGAGGTVRLIKGSSKTGGSLYAVKEFRPRRQGETEKEYQRKVTAEFCVGVTLRHVNVIETVDIVNDHNHFYEIMEYAPYDLFSVVMSGKMSRPEIYCVFRQIIDGVNYLHSMGLAHRDLKLDNCVMTSENIVKLIDFGTATVFHYPGKHQIPATGVVGSDPYLAPEVLNKSQYDPRLTDVWSCAIIFMCMILRRFPWKIPDYKTDMSFRLYVNTHPELCMKPPAPTPAPSLANGNDGGHAKFGGPHGLLPDGSSSLPFRAESNASGETAVDTHKGSPDSPQKDNHLHDSPTSSSSGEAQLAQLHLRDDNQEKHKDPSDLTFPRRSDSIVSVPASRYATKGGLAPAQPRRQGTLPPSRLTVADEHKGRSRAVSSPSSQPSTPAVDHRGNPMNAAAVGGAGPERKESTPESRAETQAKRERAASISSTRTFKSGGAESIFRLLPRESRSAIMRMLAVEPSIRCTLSDLLVGAGKDKMMCPCGSEECSGSVAQPPVEITGLSADEEDDGDEWVKNINCCSHHVGRPSNHQHIKVVPEEKQKKKLFH